The proteins below are encoded in one region of Candidatus Zixiibacteriota bacterium:
- a CDS encoding ABC transporter permease, whose translation MNMHHSNPPRLPMRILQFFARFEDFRFIAGDFEEMYQSIARRQSIRSAKFWLYLELICSIPGFIKTSIYWSVIMFRSYLIVAFRNIRKYKGYTFINVAGLAIGLACCMLISLWILNAMSFDKFYPEVNQIHRVMVENANSTPNLLGPALQDEIAEVQYATRIEWTHSALLKSEDHMAYEWCLAADSTFFDIFGYRFLVGDSKTALQTPNSIVLAKDVAEKYFPKQDAIGQSLSWNNNRIFTVTGVIENVPQNSILQFDMVVSIDNITLYFKERGMDYMSWDWWSASTYVKVWDGVTTQQLNDKLSNFLIPDGNEVINFYSINIANLYRHLTDIDGYIAVFSAVAIIILIMACINFINLTTARTGTRAKETGIRKVVGAYRSSLIFQYFGESFILTFSSLLIALGILYLALPALNSIHVFNLSLDMLYSSQMIIIMIVTTILTAILAGLYPAMVLSGFKPVAVLKNDFKTGRWGSLLRKSLVVTQFFLSIVLIIGTIIVYSQVDYFKSKDAGYNKEHVVNIILRSGNRENYELLKSELAKDPSILAVTGSTVGMPYWRWTTGAANWEGKLESDVEVAVNKIDFNFIKTFQIEITEGRDFSRDITSDSKSAYLINQKMADLMGLDPIIGTNLSMWGDEGKIIGVIEDFHFRPLQTTIQPLVLLLRPNDVNILYTRIQSGNIPASIDFIKTTWEKINPDYPFEYQFLDQQFNVSYRSIERIGKLIGIFSSLAIFIGCLGLFGLASFTAEQRTKEIGIRKVLGASVAGIVQMISREFVVLVTIANVLAWPLAWYVMNLWLEDFAYRVEITWMVFLLVGGFSLIIALLTVSYQAIRAAHANPVDAIKCE comes from the coding sequence ATGAATATGCACCACTCGAATCCTCCCCGGTTGCCAATGCGGATTCTGCAGTTTTTCGCCCGGTTTGAAGATTTTCGCTTCATTGCCGGTGATTTTGAGGAGATGTATCAGTCGATTGCACGACGGCAATCAATTAGGTCGGCTAAGTTTTGGTTGTATCTTGAATTGATCTGTTCAATACCGGGATTTATAAAAACATCAATTTACTGGAGTGTTATTATGTTTAGAAGCTACTTGATAGTTGCTTTTCGGAATATCAGAAAATACAAGGGATATACGTTCATCAATGTGGCTGGCCTGGCCATTGGATTGGCCTGTTGTATGCTGATAAGCCTCTGGATATTGAATGCCATGAGTTTCGATAAGTTTTATCCTGAAGTCAATCAAATCCATAGAGTGATGGTTGAAAATGCTAACTCAACTCCGAATTTGCTGGGTCCGGCGCTCCAGGATGAAATTGCCGAGGTTCAATATGCCACGAGAATCGAATGGACCCATTCGGCACTTCTAAAAAGTGAAGATCATATGGCATATGAGTGGTGCCTTGCGGCCGATTCTACATTTTTTGATATTTTTGGATATAGATTTTTGGTGGGAGATTCTAAAACAGCTCTTCAAACTCCGAATTCAATTGTCTTGGCCAAAGATGTCGCCGAAAAATATTTCCCCAAGCAGGATGCTATTGGCCAATCGCTATCGTGGAATAATAATCGAATATTTACTGTCACCGGCGTTATCGAAAACGTTCCTCAAAATTCTATTCTTCAATTTGATATGGTTGTCTCGATTGATAATATAACGCTATATTTTAAAGAGCGGGGAATGGACTATATGTCATGGGACTGGTGGAGCGCAAGTACTTATGTTAAGGTATGGGATGGAGTGACAACTCAACAACTAAATGATAAATTATCGAACTTCTTAATCCCCGATGGAAATGAAGTTATAAATTTTTATTCAATCAATATCGCAAACTTGTACCGCCATCTTACAGATATTGATGGCTATATAGCTGTATTTTCCGCCGTTGCAATCATTATTCTGATTATGGCCTGTATTAACTTCATTAATCTGACAACTGCTCGAACCGGAACACGGGCCAAAGAAACCGGGATAAGAAAAGTAGTGGGAGCGTACAGGAGTAGTCTGATATTTCAATATTTCGGCGAATCATTTATTTTGACCTTCTCAAGTCTGTTAATCGCTTTGGGTATACTATACCTGGCTCTTCCGGCTTTGAATTCAATACATGTATTTAATCTGTCCTTGGATATGTTATATAGCTCCCAAATGATTATAATAATGATAGTCACCACTATTCTGACGGCGATACTTGCCGGGTTATATCCGGCAATGGTGTTGTCCGGTTTTAAGCCCGTGGCGGTTCTAAAAAACGATTTTAAAACCGGCCGGTGGGGATCCCTGTTAAGGAAATCTCTGGTTGTAACACAATTCTTTCTTTCAATAGTCTTAATAATTGGTACCATCATCGTTTACTCGCAAGTTGATTATTTTAAGAGCAAGGATGCGGGGTACAATAAGGAACATGTGGTAAATATTATTTTAAGAAGCGGCAACCGGGAAAATTATGAACTGTTAAAGAGCGAATTAGCCAAAGATCCTTCAATTTTGGCGGTAACCGGTAGTACCGTAGGGATGCCATATTGGAGATGGACAACCGGAGCAGCCAATTGGGAAGGAAAATTAGAAAGTGACGTAGAGGTTGCGGTCAACAAGATTGATTTTAATTTCATCAAAACTTTTCAAATAGAAATAACAGAAGGGCGGGATTTTAGCAGAGATATTACCTCAGATTCCAAGAGTGCATATTTAATCAATCAGAAAATGGCCGATTTGATGGGTTTAGATCCTATAATCGGTACCAATCTCAGCATGTGGGGTGATGAGGGTAAAATAATTGGCGTCATAGAAGATTTTCATTTCAGACCCCTGCAAACCACAATACAGCCGCTTGTTCTTTTGTTGAGACCGAATGACGTGAACATCCTATATACCAGAATTCAGTCCGGGAATATCCCTGCGTCAATTGATTTTATTAAAACTACCTGGGAAAAAATAAATCCTGATTATCCCTTTGAATATCAATTTCTTGATCAACAATTTAACGTCAGTTATCGTAGTATTGAACGAATTGGAAAATTGATTGGGATTTTTTCGTCTTTAGCCATATTTATCGGATGCCTGGGACTTTTCGGATTGGCTTCTTTTACCGCGGAACAACGGACCAAGGAGATCGGCATAAGAAAGGTTTTGGGAGCATCAGTAGCAGGTATCGTGCAGATGATATCCCGTGAGTTTGTAGTACTCGTAACCATTGCCAATGTTCTGGCCTGGCCGTTAGCCTGGTACGTTATGAATCTCTGGCTGGAAGATTTTGCCTATCGCGTCGAAATCACATGGATGGTTTTTCTTCTGGTGGGGGGTTTTTCACTCATTATCGCGCTCTTAACCGTTAGCTATCAGGCAATAAGGGCCGCTCACGCTAATCCGGTCGATGCCATAAAATGCGAATGA
- a CDS encoding helix-turn-helix transcriptional regulator → MKWLSRKEEFVMLAVKALGEDAYGVSIKLFLDRATGKRWSIGATYDVLDRLMRKKCLSSKTSGPTPERGGKSKRLYLITDQGQQALIELREMQKAMQMKALKPVLKTGDMG, encoded by the coding sequence ATGAAGTGGCTTTCGCGAAAAGAAGAATTTGTCATGCTGGCTGTCAAAGCTTTGGGCGAAGACGCATATGGCGTGAGTATCAAGCTGTTTTTGGACCGGGCGACCGGTAAAAGATGGTCAATCGGGGCAACTTATGACGTTCTCGACCGGCTTATGAGAAAAAAATGTCTATCATCCAAGACTTCTGGGCCGACTCCGGAGCGAGGCGGAAAGAGTAAACGGCTTTATCTTATTACCGATCAGGGACAGCAGGCCCTCATCGAACTTCGTGAAATGCAGAAGGCAATGCAAATGAAAGCGTTGAAACCGGTTTTAAAAACGGGTGATATGGGATGA
- a CDS encoding alpha/beta fold hydrolase: MNKIQPITNDQMRWILIWGLPLLLIIFTEGHLWAQDNEWMRPKFNITDSGFIQVEGGQLFFEKSGKGEPIIFIHDGILHRETYDFQFGYFSQNYTVIRYDRRGYGLSSKPTKPFSQIEDLLAVFKQLNIDRANLIGCSAGGRLSIDFALAYPERVSSLVLVGAVVSGYGFGQHFFTRGGHFNLPSFDNTEEFRNFWYNIDPYSIFEENRQARQYADKLIKANPHNLDRANNGLVQNSQVSAAANLSIISVPALLVIGEYDIPDVHAHAGVIDAGIPNSKRIVLRNAGHLAHMEQPDQFIDLVRNFYAEKSFFDFVELYGIDAYIETNFAGGNFNPDDFHIDEFRLNQFGYERLLSGKVNEAAGFFKLNIILHPNSFNAYDSYGEALLAKGDTANAIVNYKKSLELNPDNQNAAAVLSNLKIE, from the coding sequence ATGAATAAGATTCAACCTATTACCAACGATCAAATGAGGTGGATTCTAATTTGGGGCCTGCCATTACTATTAATTATTTTTACCGAAGGCCATCTTTGGGCGCAGGACAATGAATGGATGAGACCCAAATTTAATATAACCGACAGCGGCTTTATACAGGTTGAGGGCGGGCAATTATTTTTTGAAAAATCCGGCAAAGGAGAACCAATTATCTTCATTCACGATGGTATTTTGCACCGTGAAACATATGATTTTCAATTTGGATATTTTTCGCAAAATTATACCGTCATCCGCTACGACCGCAGGGGTTATGGCCTTTCAAGCAAGCCGACAAAGCCATTTTCTCAAATTGAGGATTTACTCGCGGTTTTCAAGCAATTAAATATTGATAGAGCCAATTTGATAGGCTGTTCGGCCGGAGGCCGGCTTTCTATCGATTTTGCCCTGGCCTATCCGGAAAGAGTATCTTCATTGGTTCTGGTCGGCGCTGTTGTCAGCGGATACGGTTTCGGCCAGCATTTTTTTACCAGGGGCGGACATTTTAATCTGCCATCATTTGATAATACCGAAGAATTTCGCAATTTTTGGTATAATATCGATCCCTACTCCATATTCGAGGAAAATCGGCAGGCCCGGCAATATGCTGATAAATTAATCAAGGCCAATCCCCACAACCTTGACAGAGCAAACAATGGGCTGGTCCAAAATTCTCAGGTAAGCGCGGCGGCAAATCTTTCAATAATAAGTGTCCCCGCTCTTTTAGTCATTGGAGAGTATGACATCCCTGATGTTCATGCTCACGCAGGCGTAATTGATGCTGGTATCCCTAATTCAAAGAGAATAGTATTAAGAAATGCCGGGCATCTGGCTCATATGGAACAACCCGATCAGTTCATCGATTTAGTCAGGAATTTTTATGCTGAAAAATCTTTCTTTGATTTTGTCGAACTATACGGTATCGATGCCTATATTGAAACAAACTTCGCAGGCGGTAACTTCAATCCTGATGATTTTCACATCGATGAATTTCGGCTGAATCAATTTGGCTATGAGCGGCTTTTGTCTGGAAAGGTTAATGAAGCGGCGGGATTTTTCAAATTAAATATAATCCTGCACCCCAACTCCTTCAACGCCTACGACAGCTACGGAGAAGCCTTATTGGCTAAAGGGGATACCGCCAACGCCATAGTAAATTACAAAAAATCACTGGAGTTGAATCCCGACAATCAAAATGCCGCTGCTGTATTGTCAAATTTGAAAATTGAATAA
- the fumC gene encoding class II fumarate hydratase gives MADNVRIEKDTMGEVQVPADKYWGAQTQRSLMNFKIGFDRMPREIIRAFGILKKGAALANCELGVLPKDKTDMICQAADEVIAGKLDDNFPLVVWQTGSGTQSNMNSNEVIANRAIEIAGGTIGSKDPIHPNDDVNKSQSSNDVFPTAMHIAATEEVTHTLLPALEKLHATLKEKEEAYKDIVKVGRTHLMDAVPLTLGQEFSGYRQQAENAIARIKESLKYLKELAQGGTAVGTGLNTHPEFAIKVAEKISELTGIDFVTAPNKFEALAAHDAIVYAHGALKTLACSLMKLANDTRWLGSGPRCGIGELILPANEPGSSIMPGKVNPTQSEAMTMVCAQVMGNDVAINIGGSSGNFELNVFKPVMIHNFLHSVRTLSGTINCFIEKCLAGLEPNLPIIDKLKANTLMLVTALNPHIGYDNAARIAKKAHADGSTLKEVAVELGLLTAEEFDEKVRPEDMVRPKRG, from the coding sequence ATGGCTGATAATGTCCGCATAGAAAAAGATACGATGGGCGAAGTGCAGGTACCCGCCGATAAGTATTGGGGCGCGCAAACCCAGCGCTCACTTATGAATTTCAAAATCGGGTTTGATCGGATGCCGCGCGAAATCATCCGGGCGTTCGGAATCCTCAAAAAAGGAGCGGCTCTGGCTAACTGCGAACTGGGAGTTTTACCTAAGGACAAGACTGATATGATATGCCAGGCGGCAGATGAAGTCATTGCAGGAAAGCTCGATGATAATTTTCCGCTGGTGGTGTGGCAGACCGGGTCGGGAACGCAGTCGAATATGAATTCCAATGAAGTTATCGCCAACCGCGCCATTGAAATCGCCGGCGGAACGATCGGTTCCAAGGATCCGATTCATCCCAACGATGATGTCAACAAGAGCCAATCGTCCAACGATGTCTTTCCGACAGCAATGCATATCGCCGCGACTGAGGAAGTTACTCATACTCTTCTGCCGGCCCTGGAAAAACTCCACGCGACTCTCAAGGAAAAAGAGGAAGCGTATAAAGATATCGTCAAAGTCGGCCGGACGCATTTGATGGATGCCGTGCCGCTGACTCTGGGTCAGGAGTTTTCCGGATATCGGCAGCAGGCTGAAAATGCCATCGCGCGAATCAAAGAGTCGCTCAAGTATCTCAAAGAGCTGGCTCAGGGCGGAACGGCGGTCGGGACCGGACTTAATACGCATCCTGAATTCGCCATCAAAGTCGCCGAAAAAATCTCAGAGTTGACCGGGATTGATTTTGTAACGGCACCGAATAAATTCGAGGCGTTGGCGGCTCATGACGCGATTGTCTATGCTCACGGCGCGCTCAAGACGCTGGCCTGTTCGCTGATGAAGCTGGCCAACGATACTCGCTGGTTGGGTTCCGGGCCGCGCTGCGGTATCGGCGAATTGATTCTGCCAGCCAATGAACCGGGCTCGTCGATTATGCCGGGCAAGGTCAACCCGACCCAATCGGAAGCGATGACGATGGTTTGCGCTCAGGTGATGGGCAACGATGTGGCGATTAATATCGGAGGCAGTTCGGGCAATTTCGAGTTGAACGTCTTCAAACCGGTCATGATTCATAATTTTCTGCATTCGGTCAGAACCCTTTCAGGTACAATAAACTGCTTTATTGAAAAATGCCTGGCCGGGCTGGAGCCGAACCTGCCGATAATCGACAAGCTCAAAGCCAATACCCTGATGCTGGTGACGGCTCTCAATCCGCATATCGGGTATGACAATGCCGCCAGGATAGCCAAAAAGGCTCACGCTGATGGCTCGACCCTTAAAGAAGTGGCGGTAGAGCTGGGGTTATTGACAGCCGAGGAATTCGACGAGAAGGTAAGGCCAGAGGATATGGTAAGACCGAAGAGGGGATGA
- a CDS encoding transposase: MANHFDFIQLDEFCIMPNHVHGIIIINHGNSVATTLELSLHRQSQTDKQRRNNLLSKAIAAFKTTASKYIHKAGYADFAWKRSFHDHVIRDEKSLFEIREYIQNNPLKWELDKYNLG, encoded by the coding sequence ATGGCAAATCATTTTGATTTTATACAATTGGATGAATTCTGCATCATGCCAAATCACGTACATGGGATCATCATCATAAACCACGGCAACAGCGTAGCGACAACTCTAGAGTTGTCGCTACACAGACAATCTCAAACTGATAAGCAAAGGCGGAATAACTTATTGTCCAAAGCCATAGCAGCATTCAAAACCACAGCCTCAAAATATATTCATAAAGCCGGATACGCTGACTTTGCATGGAAACGGTCATTTCATGACCATGTTATTCGCGACGAAAAATCATTATTTGAAATCCGTGAATATATCCAGAACAATCCCCTGAAATGGGAATTGGATAAATATAATTTAGGATAA
- a CDS encoding NAD(P)H-hydrate dehydratase, which yields MKLVNAEEMRAVDGRAINERNIPSLELMENAGRGIFPYIKENILTQFDDPKICVICGRGNNGGDGFVVGRYLIEENIACDFVLIGTDEKLSKDCRANYNKIVGDGKSVIQLNKISELPDLTQYDIIIDAIFGTGFSGVPRGITAEVIDKINEAEKFVVAVDAPSGLDVSTGQAESEAVMAEVTTTLALPKPGLFVSPGREFAGAITVIPIGIPNEVVESFDYKTNLITGEMVSMTLPTPKPNGHKGDFGKVFIIAGSPGMTGAAVLAGNAAARSGSGMVTVGVPSGLNHIIESKLTEVMSYPLPELKKRQVLGLRARGEIKRLMAERDAVAIGPGLGRHHETIELVRRLIGDLEIPAVIDADGLYPLSGDESPLLSPHAPLVLTPHPVEFARLTGETPDENPINNYELITKYAKIFDSVIALKGSPTIVASPEGQIFMNPTGNYGMATGGSGDVLTGIIVALLGQQLSPLEAALCGVFIHGFSGDIAIGDINPRSLLAGDLIDYLPSAFDALEV from the coding sequence ATGAAGCTGGTCAATGCCGAAGAAATGCGCGCCGTTGACGGCCGCGCCATAAATGAACGGAATATCCCCTCGCTGGAGTTGATGGAAAACGCCGGGCGGGGGATTTTTCCTTATATTAAAGAAAATATCCTGACGCAATTCGATGATCCGAAGATTTGCGTTATTTGCGGACGAGGCAATAACGGCGGCGACGGATTTGTCGTCGGCCGTTATCTAATTGAGGAAAATATAGCGTGCGACTTTGTCCTGATAGGAACCGATGAAAAACTGTCGAAAGATTGCCGGGCGAATTATAATAAGATTGTTGGAGACGGAAAATCAGTAATCCAATTGAATAAAATATCCGAACTGCCTGATTTGACGCAGTACGATATAATTATCGACGCCATATTCGGCACCGGATTTTCGGGAGTACCGCGCGGAATTACCGCCGAAGTCATTGATAAAATCAACGAGGCCGAAAAATTTGTAGTCGCGGTTGATGCTCCTTCGGGACTGGATGTCTCGACCGGGCAGGCTGAATCTGAAGCGGTGATGGCAGAAGTAACGACGACACTGGCCTTGCCCAAACCGGGATTGTTTGTCTCGCCGGGTCGGGAATTCGCCGGAGCGATAACGGTTATTCCGATCGGTATTCCCAATGAAGTGGTCGAGTCGTTCGATTACAAAACCAACCTGATAACCGGCGAGATGGTTTCGATGACTTTGCCGACCCCCAAACCGAACGGTCACAAAGGAGATTTTGGAAAAGTCTTTATCATAGCCGGTTCGCCGGGCATGACCGGTGCGGCTGTTCTGGCCGGGAACGCCGCCGCTCGATCGGGTTCGGGAATGGTGACGGTCGGTGTACCGTCCGGATTGAATCATATAATCGAATCCAAGCTGACCGAAGTTATGAGCTATCCTCTGCCGGAACTAAAAAAGCGGCAAGTACTTGGTCTTCGGGCGCGAGGTGAGATAAAAAGATTAATGGCCGAGAGGGATGCCGTCGCAATCGGTCCCGGACTCGGACGGCATCACGAAACAATCGAGCTGGTACGCAGGCTGATTGGCGATCTGGAAATACCGGCGGTCATTGACGCCGACGGTTTGTATCCGTTATCGGGCGATGAATCGCCGCTATTGTCGCCTCATGCGCCGCTGGTTTTGACGCCGCATCCGGTTGAGTTCGCTCGTTTGACCGGCGAGACGCCCGATGAAAATCCGATTAATAATTATGAATTGATAACAAAGTACGCCAAAATATTCGACTCGGTGATAGCCCTGAAAGGCTCGCCGACGATTGTCGCTTCACCTGAGGGGCAGATATTTATGAACCCGACCGGAAATTACGGGATGGCCACCGGAGGGTCGGGCGATGTTTTGACTGGCATCATCGTCGCGCTTCTTGGTCAGCAATTATCGCCACTGGAAGCGGCTCTGTGCGGCGTATTCATTCACGGCTTCTCCGGCGACATCGCCATTGGCGACATCAATCCCCGAAGTTTATTAGCCGGCGATCTCATCGACTACCTCCCCTCCGCCTTCGATGCGCTTGAGGTGTGA